The stretch of DNA AGATGATTCACAGCACCTTAAAGCACATGTTATGCTCTACTGGCACATGATTTAATTGAACCTCAAacaaattctctctctctctgcagataCTGTTATGCTGGTGACAAGTCATAATCAAAACTTCAGCACTGGAGTTGAATGTAGAAAGAAATCTTTTTGGAAGTGGTTGACGGGAGTTTGCAGAGGATGCtgcaaaggagagagagagagagagagcgagagagaggggcTTTGCAGAAATCCACATAATTGCTCTCTTTCCCTTGCACATCCGCACCCCTGCTGAGCCAGCTACAATCTCTTTTGTTTGTCCTTTGCCACACTTTTCTTAGTAGTATTCACATGATGGAGCAGCTCTTGGATTTGTCCTTGCTGAAGGTGGAGGAAAGGAGCTCCGTCTTGCTGGGCAGGTGTAGGAGCCTCTTGGAGAGGCGGCGGACAGGGCTGGGCTTATTGGCCGGCTGAAGTTTGTTCATGCAGGCCAGAGCCGCAGTACGAAAAACACTGTGAATACTCTTCTCTGATGTGAAGGCTGAGCACTCCAAGTAAGCCTCAGCTCCAAGCTGCTTGGCCAAGGATGAACCctacaaaaatgaaagaagagatGAGCGCTGGTCAGAGAAAATCAAAGGACGGGCTTGTAAACAGGATGTGACAAAAATCTAAGCAgacacagaagagaaaaaagtagATGGGGAACAAACCTGTTCATGGGAGATTGGAGCCTGTTTCTGATTGGACAGCTCCATGCGGGTACATACGTCTGTGCGCAGGTCTGTCTTGCAGCCTATTAGTAGGATCCGAGTGCTGGGGCAGAAGTCCTGGATCTCTGCTTTCCActgcaaaaaaagagaaatgggtTTCACTAAGCAAGAACAGATATGAGGAATGGCAGATAAATGATCAATGAGTGCACCACTGAGAGTAAATTGCAGTGATTCACCTTCTTGAGCGCGCTGTCTACCGTGTCTGGTCGGCTGATGTCAAAGCATAAGAGCACTGCATCTGAGTCGCTGTAGCAGAGAGGCCTGACATTGTCATAGTACGGAGAACCTTAAGAGACAGACAAAACAAGACTTTAATTTTCTAAATATGTGGTTTAGGAAGTTGGATGTTTAGGATTCCAGTCTTCTCTCttcattcagtttattttttgcattctcATGATCCACAATCTTGCTTCTTCAGACCAGTACTGCTTTTTCTGCAGTCACCTGGGGCATGTTCACTTTACAAATGTGTGTACCAGTGCACACAATGGATCAGCTGCCATAGGTGCAAAGAATGGGTAACATGCATCTCTGCCTGGACTGTGTGCTTTGTCTGCCTACCTGGATATTGTAACCTTGAACCTATTTTTGttattaaagctttttttttttttcctttttataacCTGCTTCTTGTGTTGTGCTCTTTGATCCTCAGAATTGAACTCTTCATAGTTGGACACTCAGCATGAAACATCTTTGAaaactgaaagttttttttcaattttgtcagcgagcagaaataaaaatatgactgCTCTTTCTCTGGTCTGCCAGCTGACAGTATTATAATGTTCCATCACAGTCATCCTACTCACATTAACAcagtacaaacacaaacagacacatacACCCCTGCCAAGCTCATGAGAGTTTCACAAAGCCTGAAGCCTTCCCACTGATGGGAACTTTTCCAGAAAAGCAAACTAACTCAGTGAGTCAGGCAGTACAACTATCGTTCAATGATTCAACGGCAAACTTTTCTTACCAGAGTTTTGAATGATAAAATAGAAACCCTGGTTAAATAATGGTCATGTAGACTATTTTTGTTGACTAATAAGGAAATCCAcactgatgactgtggaggccatttgagtacactgTGACATGGTATGCTATTCTGCTGGGAGGAGCTATCAGAAGATTGGTGTACTGTGATCATGAAGCgatgaacatggtcagcaacaatactcaggtacaTTTTGGAGTTTAAACAATGCCCAGTTGATACTAAGAGGACCAAAGCGTGTCCGGAAAAGATCTCCCACACCTTTACACCGCCACCAACCTGAACTGTTGTTACAAGGCAGGACGGATCCAGGCTTTCATATCATttacgccaaattctgaccctaccatctgcaTGTCACAGGAGAAATCAAGTCCCAGACTAGACAGTGTTTTTCAATCTTAATTGTTCAATTTTGgcgagcctgtgtgaattgtagcctcagtttcctgttcttagctgaaaggaatggcacccggtgtggtcttctgctgctgttaaccCATCTGCTTTGTTCAAaactgctcttctgcatacctttgtTGTAATGAGTGtttatttcagttactgttaccatcctatcagctcaaagcagtccagccattctcctctgacctctgccatCAACAATTAATTTTTGTCCAGAGAACtgtcactcactggatattttctctgtttcagatcattctctgtaaacctagagatgattgtgtgggaaaatcccagtagatcagcagtttctgaaatactcagacatcCACCtactggcaccaacaaccatgccattttcaaagtcacttaaatcaccttttttccaccttctgatgtttggtttgaacttcaccaGGTCATCTTGACGATTtctgcattgagttgctgccatgtgattagctgattagatatttgcattaacgagcAGATGTAGTAGTATGTAGTAGTAGGACAGGTCTACCTAAGAAGTAGCAGAACAGGTCTACCTATGAAAACGGCCTGGGAGAGTATATAACAGCAAAATTAGTATATTAAATTAGCCTCTTTATCAAAAACATCAATTCATACAAGAGTCAGCAAAGCCAACAAAAAGCATATATGTAATATGCCAGGAAAACACTTATTTATCTTTGTACTGCAGAGTTAGATTAATCTGCACTCTGGAGAGAGAGGAATACAGCTGGTTCTGTCCAGCAATTAAAACATGATGAAACatcaatttgatttattttcagaATATTTCTCAGTCAAGCACGATAGCTGTTCTTATCCACACTGATTGAGCTGCAGCGGTCAAAGGTAAAACTCTTAAAGATGCATTTGCTTCCTTATTTTTCTAAAACATTTCTCATAGAAACATTGTTCAAAAGCTGAAACATTCAACTTGTTACAAGTTAATTTTACACAGTGGTATTTGTACAGAGAAATAAGATATATTAAGAAGATTTATGTTATGCTTTTAGGTGGatgctgttgctgttgctgtttttattttttattttttttaccgaGCTAGGCTAACCATCTGTCTGTTATCCATCTTAACATAACTCTTTTAATTTCCCAAATGTTTCCTTTAAAGTTATTTTCAAACATACCAATTACTCCCAAACTTTATTCCACATTTCAAGATCCACAGTTTCACAGACTCAAAATGATAAAACCAGTGCATAAAAACAGGAATTTAGACTCATCTATGGGAAAATACATCAGATATTATGGAACTGTTATATAGTATCCACATTTtgattaaaattgttttttcattcaagttttttttagcAGCAGACAGTCTACTGAGAGGCTGTGGTGTCCATTTAAACCTCAGTTTCAGTACTAAAGATTCATCTATTTACTTCTAAGCCCTTAAAGATACCTTTACATCACTGAACATTTTTGACAGTGTAGTTGAAGGCTTCCCCCGCCCCCCCATGACATTTATCCTGATTACTGTCACATAAATATAACACCTTGTTTGTTAGGGAAACATTAAGGAAACATATTTTGCATACAAttccaaaaacagaaactttttttttctttttttaaataaatctcagGAAGGTTCCTGTGCTAAAAACAGACTGACAGGATGTCCGCTGTCTATTGTCTTCCCTCActcctcacacactcacactaaaATGTAATTTCCTTCTCCTGTCCTCAGAGGTTAATATGAAGCCTTCTCTGAAAATATAATAGGACATAATTATAGCAAAAATAGATATTTCTATTGAGCTCCAAGTGGGACTAACTAACAATCAGGTTATCTTGATGAGTTTTACATTCCCCTGATACATTAACTAAATGTTTAACAACAACATTCTTGTCACAAAGCAAAGATATTCAAAGTAACTCTTGGTTCGTTCTTCCTGTCTAAATTTTTGGACTCAAAGCTGGAAAATAGGTCACCTTACACAACGGCTATCTATCAATACCATTTCTTTTAGAGTGAATCAAAGCGGCCGTCACATAACTATCCagggtgatgtaaggcttgagAAAGAAGAGGCAGACACATCTAAAGAGGACACAACTTCTAGCACCTACCACCTCCCACACATTAGCAGCCCCCTGCttggacacacaaacagacaagacacacacatacacacacacacacacacacactcactcactcactcacaaaaCCCTTTTAGCTGAGCAAACTGGAGCTGATCTGTTGCACTGTCTGCTCTACTCTCAcggaaaaaaagcaaatggtGGGAGCTGCACTCATCTTTGTACACCAAGAGAACTATAAGATTTAAGTCTTAACATAAGCCAGAATAAACAGCCTTTCATATGGAAAGAAGCTTGAGATGCACATAGAAATTGGGTGAAaatttaagctgttttttttttctcttcttaagTAGTGATTATAAATCTGAAATCTGAAAATCAGTTTAGAAGGAAAACACTCCCCAGCTTCTCAATCTTATGGTTGTACACTTAATAGCTTTAGATTTTAGACTGGACTCAGTATGACATGTAAAGAAGCCAATTTGTGCTCCAGGAAGTTATAACGCTCACACTTCAGTTATCTACCAAGTAGTTCGCTggttaaatgtgaaaatattgaTAATCATAACCAAAAAATCATCTTTTGTTGTAGCTCTAAATGTTACAATAAAGACTATAAGGAAGGggaataaaaagcaaaataaagagAGATGGAAAACTTGTGTTTATGTATGTTTGTGCTCTAAATGTAAATCGGTCTTATGCAACGTTTCCTCTGGAAAGGGTGACTGTCCAGAAAGTTTTCACTTCGtgggagacaaacacacaaacctacaTTAGTTCAGTGCTGCTTTCAGTTACataagatcttttttttttttttaaaagcaacacACACCATAAGGCAGAGAGGAGGTCatgcttctcttttctctcagtATCCCTCACTGGTGCCTTCTGTTCACAGCGACTGTACGCCGCGCACACACGGTTACACACATAGTAAAGGCAGGACACACATAACCACAGGCTTGTCCACACTCTTGCAGACTTCCACCCCCTGCATGGACGAGGCATCCCCCTCTCCCCATGTGAAACAACCCCACTGCAGGCCAACTGGCACCGCTCAGCTTCCTCTGAACACAAAACCTCAGCCAGTGCTGTTATGAAATAAATCTGTAGTGCACCGGATGGCTTTGCTTATTGATCCTATTTACATCATTTCTATGTATATTCAAAGGTCAGCCAGCTACTGAAATTAACACATTAACCCAGAGGCACATAGCACATGAAACATTTTGatccaaaaactgaaaaagaagagaCAAATGATTATTTTGATTATTGATTATCTGCAGATATTTTTTAGTTCTCCCAGTGGTGATGGTGACATCTTCTAAGACTTTGATTTTTTCAACCTGCAATCAAAAACTCGAGCATCAGCCCAAGCATAAATTGTCTATGTTTGCCTTTTTGTGACATTGATAACTTTATTTTGTCCACATTGAGGCCAGAGGTCAGTAAAATTAGGCTTGATTGATCAGCTAAGTCTGTTGAAATTGAATCAGCTGCTGAACTGATTAGTTACTTAAGGCAATTTTCAAATACAAATGGTAAATACCAGGAAGAAaggataaaacaaaacaaaacaaaaacaaccaaggGCTTTGTGTTATGTGTCTACCAGCCCCCAGGATTATTTATTCCTGATGATAGCTTCATAGTTTTTCAAACTGGGGGCCTTGTTTTAATCTAGATTTGGCTCATTAGGGTTCAAAAGTGGATTCTGGGCTCCAGATGTTCTGAAGGTAATCCAGGCAAGCTTGCTGCCTGTCGATCACTGATCTCTCAGCAGATCTCACACCACTGAAAAAGCTGCTTAACTGCATCAAAACAGGATTGACAGATAGTGAAGACTGggtaaacagcaacaaaactgTAAGCCACACAATGCACGAGACGTGGTTTGATTCACAATCAGTACCCGACTCCAGGCTGGCTGAGTCTCCTAATAATGACACACTATCCCAGCACTGAACCTGATTACCTTAACTTGCTGCTCAACCTAAGCAATGAGAGATAAAATGGCACTGAGTTGAAGACAGACAGGACAGGAGCTCACCTGATGTGTCCCAAAGGCTGAGCTCCACACGCTGGTCTTCAAGCTCCAGACAGGCTGTGTAGTTCTCAAACACAGTAGGGACATAAGTCTAGAAACAATTAAAGGACGGGATTAGGAAGCGCCGGCATGAAAAATTATTAACTATTTGATGAGGGAGagttatccccccccccccccccccccccccccccccccccccacacacacacacaccaccaccccacaaacacacagagaacttAATGAATCAGTATCAAGAGGTATGAAAACATATCTTCGCGTTATTCTATACTCAAACTAAATCAACACATCAGTTCATAACTACAAGCTCAAATGTCCCAGTTTAGCAGTATTTTATATAGAGCTGTGTAGTGAGTAAAGCTAAAAATACCCTTTATTACATGTTCTTTCTAACAATACTGTGGGTTATACACTATTTACGATTGTCCCAATATGTATTAAACATGTGGATCTAGTTGCACCGACATAATTTTTAAATGCCAATATTAATAAATGTACAATAATGTATAAATGAATTGCAACGAGGCAGGCACAAACGGTACATTTAAAGTGATTTTTCTCAGTATTGATCCTAAAATGACTGCAGACACATGAGACGTGTGCAGAAATCTCATACCTCTGGATAGCAGTCCTTCACCAAGACTTGTAACATCGCTGTTTTACCGCATTGGACGTCCCCAACCAGCACCAGCTTACACCTCCCTACAAACGGCTGCGTGAGTCTTCTTTCCTTCATCTTGGAATAAAACAGGGAGACCTTCAAAGGAAGCCGGAGTACAAATAGGGGAAAGTTTGTTAAATCCTCCCGGTCGCCGGGTGCAGTATGCAGAGTCCCTCCTGCGGTGAGTGAGTGAGGCTGAGCGGCAGTCAGTGAAGGAGTCACTGCGGAACTTTATATTGTCGCGCCAACCAATGGGCGCTGCGCAGTGCGCGAGCCGCGAGAGGAGGGCCCGTGCACGAGAGCTCATCCTCTAATGGGGTTGGAGGAGCAGGTTATTCAGACCCATGTCTGGAGTACAAGTATCCTGCAACATAACAGTACAAAagaatatttttctgcattttattttggatACTTTGTAAAcctatttttactgtttatgtGGGATAATAATACAGAACACATTAGGCCAGGGATGTCAAAAATAAGGCTAGTGGGCCACCACATAATAGGGTCTAAtccagcccactggatggcttggcaaaatgtgaaaattaaaaagaaggAGTGCATAAATTTGAAACATTTCACTGTGTTATGTGCCAAGAATGGGCCATATACATAACTGTGAACTGCTGATTTTATGAATCAGTTTTCTTACTGACAGAACTCACCCATGGTCTGCCACACTAGACCAAAGAAAGcaagagagaaataaaaaataaggtgtgttttttgtattgttttattccaataaataacagaaaagttgctggggtttttttaggggtttttttaatttattttttttatttaaatgaaccattagacacaaaaaaaaacaggacattttCTGTGAATTAACCAATGCACTATAGTGTGCACAAAAGTATTGGGCAACACCTCATAATCTGtgaattcagatgttttcagtcccattgccacaggtgtataaaaccaaacaCTCAGCCATGCAATCCGCCTTGActaacattttttaaagaatcGGTCCTTCTAACTAGCTCACTGAATTCGGGTGTGGCGCTGTAATAGGACATCATCACTGCAAAAAGTCAGTTTATAAAATTCCTTCCTAGATATTCCATGATCAGTTGTAAGTGGTATTCttgcaaagtggaagccttTAGGAAGTctaaccacagcaactcagtcatTTATGTGGCAGACCATAAAGTCACAGAGCAGGATAGCTGAGTACTGAGGCACAAAGTATGTAAAAGTCGCCAACGCTCTGCTGCCTCAATATCTGCAGAGTCATCTTCACAGCTCCGTTTGCCTGTTGGACCCTGAAAAATTGATGGCTTTCCCAACAGCCTCTTTAGATTCAGTGATAATTATCATGCCAATGTGCTGAGGTAGAATCGTGTCTGTCATAAAGATTATACTTTCTAAAGGGCCTTTCTACtcaaaaaatgtgatttagtCATTTTTACATCACTTACATCTCTATACAAATGTATACCTGTGTGATGTGGAACCAAAAGCCTGGATAACAGAAACTTATAATATGTGGTTAAAcctctgaaataaaaatatttacattgaGATTCTAAATCTTCTGCTTTTTCTTGTTCTGTCTTTGTTGAAGgaattgttggtttgtgaaaTAGGTATATCAAGTGTTAAAGAAGGACCTTCTCAAAGGatgcagaaagaaacaaaaagcccGTCTGTGTCATGCCGCCTCCAAATTTCACTAATCACTATAGATATTGTTTATTTAACATATTAAAACAGAGTAAAATTTATGATTTTAGAGCAGGTTTCTGTGCCAAGCTACTTCTTGGCATGCAGGTGTGTTTAGGTTGTAGGGGCATCGAGCAgttaatccagatgtttttgtgCCCATCCATCAGTATTtctaaaacataaacagattaaaGATAAATATTGAAATATTATATGGTGAACTCTTAGAAATGCTGCTAAGCAGATTTTTATTACCTTTGGGCAAACCCAGGctagctgccccccccccccccccccccccacaccaaCCCCAAAGTAAACACAATCATGACTCAAGGTTAACAGACAAAAATGAAAGATGTATCTATTTTGTCATCAAATTCCCAAATTAACA from Archocentrus centrarchus isolate MPI-CPG fArcCen1 chromosome 7, fArcCen1, whole genome shotgun sequence encodes:
- the LOC115783293 gene encoding rho-related GTP-binding protein Rho6, with protein sequence MKERRLTQPFVGRCKLVLVGDVQCGKTAMLQVLVKDCYPETYVPTVFENYTACLELEDQRVELSLWDTSGSPYYDNVRPLCYSDSDAVLLCFDISRPDTVDSALKKWKAEIQDFCPSTRILLIGCKTDLRTDVCTRMELSNQKQAPISHEQGSSLAKQLGAEAYLECSAFTSEKSIHSVFRTAALACMNKLQPANKPSPVRRLSKRLLHLPSKTELLSSTFSKDKSKSCSIM